One window of the Pseudomonadota bacterium genome contains the following:
- a CDS encoding type II toxin-antitoxin system HicB family antitoxin — protein sequence MSIKTIPSVKSPWPFEAYAHIIRPLDEDEGGGYLITFPDLPGCMADGETLEEAIIEGKDAFECWIAAQVDMGRPVPEPRWRPEEEIMPKVSGKFVQRIPLTLHAKLVKRAKQEGVSLNTLVLALIAEGIGKREGRGLSA from the coding sequence ATGAGTATTAAAACTATACCTTCCGTAAAATCACCCTGGCCGTTTGAGGCATATGCCCATATTATCCGGCCTCTTGATGAAGATGAAGGTGGCGGTTATCTTATTACATTTCCCGATTTGCCTGGGTGTATGGCCGACGGTGAGACACTTGAAGAAGCCATTATTGAAGGGAAAGATGCCTTTGAATGCTGGATTGCCGCTCAGGTAGACATGGGCAGGCCGGTTCCTGAACCCCGCTGGAGACCTGAAGAGGAAATAATGCCAAAAGTTTCCGGTAAGTTTGTTCAACGGATTCCATTGACACTTCATGCAAAACTTGTGAAACGGGCAAAACAGGAAGGAGTGAGCCTGAATACACTTGTTCTCGCTCTTATCGCCGAAGGTATAGGAAAGCGTGAGGGGAGAGGTCTGTCTGCCTAA
- a CDS encoding DUF2284 domain-containing protein — protein MEMLKPYLEAALKKEVNHAVVVETSKVFTEPWVRMRCQFGCFMYGKSLCCPPRTPTPEEMRKILDSYRCGILLHRHIRKGYKYIDEFNEIIVDLERTIFLDGYYKTWAIGSGPCTRCKECNVSGACLHSDKARPSMESCGIDVFRTAKQNGLPIKVVKDHSQDRDIYGLILVE, from the coding sequence ATGGAAATGTTAAAGCCTTATCTTGAAGCTGCACTGAAAAAAGAAGTGAACCATGCGGTTGTCGTTGAGACATCAAAAGTCTTTACCGAGCCCTGGGTAAGGATGCGGTGCCAGTTCGGCTGTTTTATGTACGGCAAAAGCCTCTGCTGCCCTCCCCGTACACCCACACCGGAAGAAATGCGAAAGATACTTGATTCTTACCGATGCGGAATCCTTCTGCACCGCCATATACGGAAGGGGTATAAATATATCGACGAATTCAATGAAATCATAGTGGATCTGGAAAGAACCATTTTTCTTGATGGTTATTACAAGACGTGGGCAATCGGCAGCGGCCCCTGCACGAGATGCAAAGAATGCAATGTTTCCGGCGCCTGTCTCCATTCCGACAAGGCAAGACCTTCCATGGAGTCATGCGGGATCGATGTATTCAGGACAGCGAAGCAAAATGGGCTTCCCATCAAAGTGGTAAAAGACCATTCACAGGACAGGGATATATACGGATTGATACTGGTGGAATAG